The Strongyloides ratti genome assembly S_ratti_ED321, scaffold srae_scaffold0000002 genome has a window encoding:
- a CDS encoding LisH dimerisation motif domain and LisH dimerisation motif, subgroup domain-containing protein — translation MASMFSDELNYLIFRYLSENGFVHTAFAFSCESGVATSDIDYNNVPNGSLITIVQKGILYAHAEVQEFLADKGKSKDEIEGVKLSLIESVTPKNSGIDINQLKQDNNSNSTHQPNGGINENTSNAINSMMNGLNDYKNMQLPSTSGLLDDSVSMDTSNDLDKTKNKERIDRLNKLNVSGIKPKKEIDNRTTQNNRDRLSPVNKFHISSLTKGDSTLVNNEKDRKDLNIENAIINMSNGINASLHSIVTSTNGQLNSLNNTMIHNKFLSQNLPNYTTLKSPASISAPNPNYTSLSNISNGCVNIA, via the exons ATGGCTTCAATGTTCTCAGATGAGCTTAATTATCTTATATTTAGATATCTTTCAGAAAATG gtttTGTGCATACAGCTTTCGCTTTCAGTTGTGAATCCGGTGTTGCCACTTCTGATATAGATTACAATAATGTGCCAAACGGGAGTCTTATTACTATTGTTCAG aaagGAATTTTATATGCACATGCTGAAGTACAAGAATTTTTAGCTGATAAAGGAAAATCTAAGGATGAAATTGAGGGAGTTAAACTCAGTCTTATTGAATCGGTAACTCCAAAGAATTCTGGTATTGATATAAATCAGTTAAAACAAGACAATAACTCTAATTCAACACATCAACCTAACGGCGGTATAAATGAGAATACATCAAATGCGATAAATAGTATGATGAATGGgttaaatgattataaaaatatgcaGTTGCCATCTACATCTGGTTTACTGGATGACTCAGTATCTATGGACACGTCAAATGATTTagataaaactaaaaataaggAAAGAATTGATAGACTTAACAAATTAAATGTTTCAGGAATTAAAcctaaaaaagaaattgataac cgTACAACACAAAATAATCGTGATCGTCTTTCTCCTGTTAACAAATTTCATATTTCTTCATTAACTAAAGGAGATTCTACACTTGTCAATAATGAGAAAGATCGTAAAGATTTAAATATTGAGAATGCTATTATTAATATGAGTAATGGTATAAATGCATCTCTACATTCTATAGTAACATCAACGAATGGACAATTAAActcattaaataatacaatgattcacaacaaatttttaagtcAAAATTTACCTAATTATACTACTTTAAAATCACCGGCTTCAATTTCTGCACCGAATCCAAATTATACAAGTTTATCTAATATCAGTAACGGGTGTGTCAATATTGCATAA